One genomic window of Hymenobacter sp. J193 includes the following:
- the murB gene encoding UDP-N-acetylmuramate dehydrogenase — translation MTPAPALEPNVSLRPYNTFGLEVKARWLARFRSVEELRALLALPEVQQAQKLVLGGGSNLLFTRDFDGVVLKNEIGGLDIVQQDEETALVRAGAGESWHGLVQYTLEQELSGIENLSLIPGTVGAAPLQNIGAYGAELKDTFDHLEAVEITSGQLRTFTHAECGFGYRESVFKGPLKNRFIVTGVVLRLRRRHQANVSYGAIRTTLDDMGIGPEPTPREVSEAVVSIRRSKLPDPTQIGNAGSFFKNPELSQQKYDELKAQYADLPGYAVPGGVKVPAAWLIEQCGWKGRRLGAHGVHDRQALVLVNHGGAQGEDIRDLAFEIIASVREKFGVELHPEVNIL, via the coding sequence ATGACGCCGGCCCCCGCCCTTGAACCCAACGTTTCCCTGCGCCCTTACAACACCTTTGGCCTGGAGGTAAAGGCCCGGTGGCTGGCCCGGTTCCGGTCGGTGGAGGAGCTGCGGGCGCTGCTGGCCCTGCCCGAGGTGCAGCAGGCCCAGAAGCTGGTGTTGGGCGGCGGCTCCAACCTGCTCTTCACCCGGGACTTCGACGGCGTGGTGCTCAAAAACGAAATCGGCGGGCTCGATATCGTGCAGCAGGACGAGGAAACGGCGCTGGTGCGGGCCGGAGCCGGGGAAAGCTGGCACGGTCTGGTGCAATACACCCTGGAGCAGGAGCTCAGCGGCATCGAAAACCTGTCGCTGATTCCGGGCACGGTGGGAGCCGCGCCCCTGCAGAACATCGGGGCTTACGGCGCTGAGCTGAAAGACACCTTCGATCACCTCGAAGCCGTGGAAATTACCTCCGGGCAGTTGCGCACGTTCACGCACGCCGAGTGCGGCTTTGGCTACCGCGAATCCGTATTTAAGGGGCCGCTGAAAAACCGGTTTATCGTGACGGGCGTGGTCCTGCGCCTGCGCCGCCGCCACCAAGCCAACGTCAGCTACGGGGCTATCCGCACCACCCTCGACGATATGGGCATCGGCCCTGAGCCTACCCCGCGCGAGGTGAGCGAGGCCGTGGTGAGCATCCGCCGCTCCAAGCTCCCCGACCCCACGCAGATCGGCAATGCCGGCTCGTTTTTCAAAAACCCCGAGCTTTCCCAGCAGAAGTACGACGAGCTGAAGGCGCAATACGCCGACCTGCCCGGTTACGCCGTGCCAGGCGGCGTGAAGGTACCCGCCGCCTGGCTGATTGAGCAGTGCGGCTGGAAGGGCCGGCGCCTGGGCGCCCACGGCGTGCACGACCGACAGGCGCTGGTGCTGGTAAACCACGGTGGGGCGCAGGGGGAAGACATCCGCGACCTGGCGTTTGAAATCATTGCCTCCGTGCGCGAAAAGTTTGGCGTGGAGCTGCACCCCGAAGTGAATATTCTGTAG